One Pseudonocardia sediminis DNA window includes the following coding sequences:
- a CDS encoding 50S ribosomal protein L25/general stress protein Ctc gives MAQTRIAAETRTEFGKGAARRTRRAGKIPAVLYGHGTDPQHLSLPSLEFAAVVRDQGRNAVLELDVPGVSGPAQLALTKTVVVHPLRPYIEHVDLLVIKRGEKVEVELDVVVTGDAEPGSLISQDLNTVLVEADVLNIPENIEVSVEGAEIGTQYLAGELRLPNGVELRTDAEYLVLQVIPAPTEEELEAEIDTEGAGVVEDPSDEEEAAEAAEAAEGESSDASSDASDSDGESGSDDK, from the coding sequence CGCAGCCGAGACCCGGACCGAGTTCGGCAAGGGCGCCGCACGTCGCACCCGCCGCGCGGGCAAGATCCCCGCCGTCCTCTACGGGCACGGCACCGACCCGCAGCACCTCTCGCTGCCGTCGCTGGAGTTCGCCGCCGTCGTCCGCGACCAGGGCCGTAACGCCGTGCTCGAGCTCGACGTACCGGGCGTGTCCGGCCCGGCCCAGCTGGCGCTGACCAAGACCGTGGTCGTGCACCCGCTGCGCCCCTACATCGAGCACGTCGACCTGCTGGTCATCAAGCGGGGCGAGAAGGTCGAGGTCGAGCTCGACGTCGTCGTCACCGGTGACGCCGAGCCGGGCTCGCTGATCAGCCAGGACCTCAACACCGTCCTGGTCGAGGCCGACGTCCTCAACATCCCGGAGAACATCGAGGTCTCCGTGGAGGGCGCCGAGATCGGCACCCAGTACCTGGCCGGCGAGCTGCGCCTGCCCAACGGCGTCGAGCTGCGCACCGACGCCGAGTACCTGGTCCTGCAGGTCATCCCGGCGCCGACCGAGGAAGAGCTCGAGGCCGAGATCGACACCGAGGGTGCCGGCGTCGTCGAGGACCCGTCCGACGAGGAGGAGGCCGCCGAGGCGGCCGAGGCCGCGGAGGGCGAGTCCTCCGACGCGTCGTCCGACGCCTCCGACTCGGACGGCGAGTCCGGCTCCGACGACAAGTGA
- the pth gene encoding aminoacyl-tRNA hydrolase — protein MSPVPGPALVVGLGNPGPEYAETRHNVGFLVAELLATRAGARFTSHKRSNSDVAQGRLVGRPVTLAKPRTYMNVSGGPVAGLVNYFSVPAEEVVVVHDDLDLGFGVIRLKRGGGEGGHNGLRSISRSLGTKDYLRVRFGIGRPPGRQDPADFVLKRFAGAERKELEFAVDLAADAAEALLSDGLEPAQNRFHALSD, from the coding sequence GTGAGTCCGGTGCCGGGCCCCGCTCTGGTGGTCGGGCTCGGCAACCCGGGCCCCGAGTACGCCGAGACCCGGCACAACGTCGGCTTCCTCGTCGCCGAACTCCTGGCGACGAGGGCCGGCGCCCGGTTCACCTCGCACAAGCGCTCGAACTCCGACGTCGCACAGGGACGCCTGGTCGGCCGCCCGGTGACACTGGCCAAGCCGCGGACGTACATGAACGTCTCCGGCGGGCCGGTGGCCGGGCTGGTCAACTACTTCTCGGTGCCCGCGGAGGAGGTCGTCGTCGTGCACGACGACCTCGACCTCGGGTTCGGCGTGATCCGGCTCAAGCGCGGTGGCGGTGAGGGCGGGCACAACGGCCTGCGCTCGATCAGCCGCTCGCTCGGGACGAAGGACTACCTGCGGGTCCGGTTCGGCATCGGCCGTCCGCCGGGCCGGCAGGACCCCGCCGACTTCGTGCTCAAGCGCTTCGCCGGGGCCGAGCGCAAGGAGCTGGAGTTCGCGGTCGACCTGGCCGCGGACGCCGCCGAGGCTCTGCTGTCCGACGGCCTCGAACCGGCCCAGAACCGGTTCCACGCCCTCTCGGACTGA
- a CDS encoding fatty acyl-AMP ligase yields the protein MSRFLAMMLESAAGSGPAPAHGDGPGEDLRGMTTGEPHDPVHRSWPEIHRVARGRADALRRGGDGVEGLEPGGAVGVLAGEPAAIAPVAQAVWLCGGSVTMLHQPTPRTDLAVWAADTIEVLRMIGARMVLLGPPFDALAPVLTEQGIAFRTIDSLDGDPDAFTPDADVAGEDDTALLQLTSGSTATPKAVRITHGNLHANISGMVTAARLDIERDRMVSWLPLFHDMGMVGFLTIPMTVGLDLVSVTPTEFLGRPRLWAELISKYAATVTAAPNFAYAVLARQLARVDDGALDLSSLRIALNGAEPIDPLAVATFTDAGARFGLRPESVLCAYGMAETALGVSFAPVETGLSTDVVDAEALELHRSAAPATDGPSRAFPELGPPLPGIEVRVVDGEGAVRGTREVGVLQLRGESVTPGYLTVEGPVATRDADGWFDTGDEGYLTEAGAVVVCGRRKDVIIMGGRNIYPTDIERAAGEADGVRAGNVVAVRLAAGPDRHRESFAVAVEAKAADDADAVITIRADVVRRVVSAVGVRPAEVAVLAPGSLPKTPSGKLRRAATGDLLATP from the coding sequence ATGTCCCGCTTCCTGGCGATGATGCTGGAGTCCGCGGCCGGGTCCGGCCCTGCCCCCGCCCACGGCGACGGTCCGGGGGAGGACCTGCGGGGCATGACCACCGGGGAGCCGCACGACCCGGTGCACCGTTCCTGGCCGGAGATCCACCGCGTCGCCCGCGGACGAGCGGACGCGCTGCGCCGGGGCGGCGACGGCGTCGAGGGCCTGGAGCCCGGTGGCGCGGTCGGCGTGCTGGCGGGGGAGCCGGCCGCGATCGCGCCGGTCGCCCAGGCCGTCTGGCTCTGCGGCGGCAGCGTCACGATGCTGCACCAGCCGACCCCGCGCACCGACCTGGCCGTCTGGGCGGCGGACACGATCGAGGTCCTGCGCATGATCGGCGCGCGGATGGTGCTGCTCGGACCGCCGTTCGACGCGCTCGCGCCGGTCCTGACCGAGCAGGGCATCGCGTTCCGCACGATCGACTCCCTCGACGGCGACCCGGACGCGTTCACCCCCGACGCGGATGTCGCCGGCGAGGACGACACCGCGCTGCTGCAGCTGACCAGCGGGTCCACCGCGACGCCCAAGGCCGTCCGGATCACGCACGGCAACCTGCACGCCAACATCTCCGGGATGGTCACCGCCGCCCGCCTCGACATCGAGCGCGACCGGATGGTGTCCTGGCTGCCGCTCTTCCACGACATGGGGATGGTCGGCTTCTTGACCATCCCGATGACGGTCGGCCTGGACCTGGTCTCGGTGACCCCGACCGAGTTCCTCGGCCGCCCGCGGCTGTGGGCCGAGCTGATCTCGAAGTACGCCGCGACCGTCACCGCCGCCCCGAACTTCGCCTACGCCGTGCTGGCCCGCCAGCTCGCCCGCGTCGACGACGGTGCGCTGGACCTGTCGTCGCTGCGGATCGCGCTCAACGGCGCCGAGCCGATCGACCCGCTCGCCGTCGCCACCTTCACCGACGCCGGTGCCCGGTTCGGGCTGCGCCCGGAGTCGGTGCTGTGCGCCTACGGGATGGCCGAGACCGCGCTCGGTGTGTCGTTCGCGCCGGTGGAGACGGGGCTGAGCACCGACGTCGTCGACGCCGAGGCCCTGGAGCTGCACCGCAGCGCCGCCCCCGCGACCGACGGCCCGTCGCGGGCGTTCCCCGAGCTCGGGCCGCCGCTGCCCGGGATCGAGGTCCGGGTCGTCGACGGCGAGGGTGCGGTGCGCGGGACCCGCGAGGTCGGGGTGCTGCAGCTGCGCGGAGAGTCGGTGACGCCCGGCTACCTGACCGTCGAGGGGCCGGTCGCCACCCGCGACGCCGACGGCTGGTTCGACACCGGCGACGAGGGCTACCTGACCGAGGCCGGCGCGGTCGTCGTCTGCGGCCGTCGCAAGGACGTGATCATCATGGGCGGGCGCAACATCTACCCGACCGACATCGAGCGCGCCGCAGGCGAGGCCGACGGGGTGCGGGCCGGCAACGTCGTCGCCGTGCGTCTGGCCGCGGGCCCGGACCGGCACCGCGAGTCGTTCGCCGTCGCCGTCGAGGCCAAGGCGGCCGACGACGCCGACGCCGTCATCACGATCCGCGCCGACGTCGTGCGCCGGGTGGTGTCCGCGGTGGGGGTGCGCCCCGCCGAAGTCGCGGTCCTCGCGCCGGGGAGCCTGCCGAAGACGCCGTCGGGCAAGCTCCGCCGCGCCGCCACCGGCGACCTGCTCGCCACCCCCTGA
- a CDS encoding LLM class F420-dependent oxidoreductase, giving the protein MKFGVATFVTDEGIRPAPLARALEARGFDSVFLAEHSHIPASRESPYPGGGDLPEKYYRTLDPFLTLAEMGAVTENLLLGTGIVLLPQRDVIHTAKEVASLDLMSNGRVQFGVGAGWNREEMRDHGVDPKKRGALMTEQLGALKELWTKDEAEFHGDHVNFDATFAWPKPVQDPHPPIYLGGESEAALNRLATHGDAWLPRAHTSVEEINRVRSWLADQGRTDVPFTVFGLGTDLDPIKAYADAGVDRVTFMLETLPEDDTLTALDELAEVAAKAV; this is encoded by the coding sequence GTGAAGTTCGGAGTAGCGACGTTCGTGACCGATGAAGGCATTCGACCGGCCCCCCTGGCCAGGGCTCTGGAGGCGCGCGGGTTCGACTCGGTGTTCCTCGCTGAGCACTCGCACATCCCGGCCAGCCGGGAGTCGCCGTACCCGGGCGGCGGGGACCTGCCCGAGAAGTACTACCGCACGCTGGACCCGTTCCTGACGCTCGCCGAGATGGGCGCGGTCACCGAGAACCTGCTTCTCGGGACCGGCATCGTGCTGCTCCCGCAGCGCGACGTCATCCACACGGCGAAGGAGGTCGCCAGCCTCGACCTCATGTCGAACGGCCGGGTGCAGTTCGGCGTCGGCGCCGGGTGGAACCGCGAGGAGATGCGCGACCACGGCGTGGACCCGAAGAAGCGCGGCGCGCTGATGACCGAGCAGCTCGGGGCGCTCAAGGAGCTGTGGACGAAGGACGAGGCCGAGTTCCACGGCGACCACGTGAACTTCGACGCGACGTTCGCCTGGCCGAAGCCGGTGCAGGACCCGCACCCGCCGATCTACCTCGGCGGGGAGAGCGAGGCCGCGCTGAACCGCCTGGCCACGCACGGCGACGCCTGGCTCCCGCGGGCCCACACCTCGGTCGAGGAGATCAACCGGGTCCGTTCCTGGCTCGCCGACCAGGGCCGCACCGACGTGCCGTTCACCGTCTTCGGGCTGGGCACCGACCTCGACCCGATCAAGGCCTACGCCGACGCCGGCGTCGACCGTGTGACGTTCATGCTGGAGACCCTGCCCGAG
- a CDS encoding L,D-transpeptidase produces the protein MSLRRPVVLTVVLVMLAVGVLTGATAAASASAPATPAAAPLPAPAGATPAARPAAAVPSLVARSAATPATAATQGASAALAKVRPPCRVTARACVDLSAKKAWLTNGAGRIVYGPVSVLGGRRGEPTPVGTFSVSNKVRDYHSRQFDAPMPYSVFFMPGIAFHQGSLSTRSAGCLHLSRASAQRFFSELGPGDSVQVVS, from the coding sequence ATGTCGCTCCGTCGTCCGGTCGTCCTGACCGTCGTGCTCGTGATGCTCGCGGTGGGGGTGCTCACCGGCGCGACGGCCGCGGCCTCGGCGTCCGCTCCCGCGACGCCCGCCGCGGCGCCGCTCCCCGCGCCCGCCGGGGCCACTCCGGCCGCCCGTCCGGCGGCCGCGGTGCCCTCGCTGGTGGCCCGCAGTGCCGCCACCCCGGCCACGGCGGCGACGCAGGGCGCGTCCGCGGCGCTGGCCAAGGTCCGGCCGCCGTGCCGGGTGACGGCACGGGCCTGCGTGGACCTCTCGGCGAAGAAGGCGTGGCTGACGAACGGCGCCGGACGGATCGTCTACGGCCCGGTGTCCGTGCTCGGCGGCCGGCGCGGCGAGCCGACCCCGGTCGGCACGTTCTCGGTGTCGAACAAGGTCCGCGACTACCACTCGCGCCAGTTCGACGCGCCCATGCCGTACTCGGTGTTCTTCATGCCCGGCATCGCGTTCCACCAGGGCAGCCTGTCCACCCGATCGGCCGGCTGCCTGCACCTGTCCCGCGCCTCGGCGCAGCGCTTCTTCTCCGAGCTCGGCCCGGGCGACTCCGTCCAGGTCGTGAGCTGA
- a CDS encoding dipeptidase: MSQPQTPPAPPAALADAVTRVLPGARTDLESLVRIPSIWADPAHAEDTRRSADAVAELARAAGAESVQVLSAADGAPAVVAHWPAPPGTPTVMLYAHHDVQPTGGDENWTSAPFEPTERDGRLYGRGAADDKAGVMTHLAAIRAYDGKPPVGVTLFIEGEEESGSPTLTALLAEHHELLAADVIVIADAGNPSVDVPALTTTLRGLVDVVVEVSMLKSPVHSGVYGGPVGDALTALCRTLASLHDDKGEVAVPGLTTAVSDAPDFEESTFRSDVGLLDGVELIGTGTIPERITHKPAIAVLGIDAPRVEESSNVLLPRARAMVSMRLAPGEDAKTAQRALCEHLEAHVPWGAHVTTSSGAGIAEPFSLEATGPVYDAARQAFSSAYGSSAVEMGIGGSIPFIAEFARTFPGAAVLVTGVGDPASRWHGIDESLHLGMFGKGVLGEALLLQRLAE; the protein is encoded by the coding sequence GTGTCGCAGCCACAGACGCCGCCCGCCCCGCCCGCCGCCCTCGCCGACGCCGTCACGCGCGTCCTGCCCGGGGCACGCACCGATCTCGAGTCCCTGGTGCGGATCCCCAGCATCTGGGCCGACCCGGCGCACGCCGAGGACACCCGGCGCAGCGCCGACGCCGTCGCCGAGCTGGCCCGGGCCGCCGGAGCGGAGTCGGTGCAGGTGCTCAGCGCGGCCGACGGCGCACCGGCCGTCGTCGCGCACTGGCCCGCCCCGCCCGGGACGCCGACGGTGATGCTCTACGCCCACCACGACGTGCAGCCCACCGGCGGCGACGAGAACTGGACGTCCGCGCCGTTCGAGCCGACCGAGCGCGACGGGCGCCTCTACGGCCGCGGCGCCGCCGACGACAAGGCCGGGGTGATGACCCACCTGGCCGCGATCCGCGCCTACGACGGGAAGCCCCCGGTCGGGGTCACGCTGTTCATCGAGGGCGAGGAGGAGTCCGGCTCGCCGACCCTGACCGCCCTGCTCGCCGAGCACCACGAGCTGCTCGCCGCGGACGTCATCGTGATCGCCGACGCCGGGAACCCGTCGGTCGACGTCCCGGCGCTGACCACGACGCTGCGCGGTCTGGTCGACGTCGTGGTCGAGGTGTCGATGCTGAAGAGCCCGGTGCACTCCGGGGTCTACGGCGGCCCGGTGGGCGACGCGCTCACCGCCCTGTGCCGCACCCTGGCCTCGCTGCACGACGACAAGGGCGAGGTCGCCGTACCCGGCCTGACCACCGCCGTCTCCGACGCACCGGACTTCGAGGAGTCGACGTTCCGCTCCGACGTCGGGTTGCTCGACGGCGTCGAGCTGATCGGCACCGGGACGATCCCGGAGCGGATCACGCACAAGCCGGCGATCGCCGTGCTGGGCATCGACGCGCCGCGGGTCGAGGAGTCCTCGAACGTCCTGCTGCCGCGCGCCCGCGCGATGGTCAGCATGCGGCTCGCCCCCGGCGAGGACGCGAAGACCGCCCAGCGGGCGCTCTGCGAGCACCTCGAGGCCCACGTGCCGTGGGGCGCGCACGTCACGACGTCCTCCGGTGCCGGAATCGCCGAGCCGTTCAGCCTGGAGGCGACCGGTCCGGTCTACGACGCCGCCCGCCAGGCGTTCTCCTCGGCCTACGGCTCGTCGGCGGTCGAGATGGGCATCGGCGGCTCGATCCCGTTCATCGCCGAGTTCGCGCGCACGTTCCCGGGTGCGGCGGTGCTGGTCACCGGCGTCGGCGACCCGGCCAGCCGCTGGCACGGGATCGACGAGAGCCTGCACCTGGGCATGTTCGGCAAGGGCGTGCTCGGCGAGGCACTGCTGCTGCAGCGCCTGGCCGAGTAG